From a single Serratia surfactantfaciens genomic region:
- the rfaH gene encoding transcription/translation regulatory transformer protein RfaH, protein MESWYLLYCKRGQLLRAQEHLERQQVNCLSPIITLEKIVRGKRIAVSEPLFPNYLFVEFDPERIHTTTISATRGVSHFVRFGALPSVIPSKVIDELRTHASEAYVDPETPQPGDTVLIVDGVFEGLQAIYTEPDGEARSMLLLNLINKQVSQSIDNRQFQKM, encoded by the coding sequence ATGGAATCCTGGTATCTACTTTATTGCAAACGCGGTCAGCTGTTGCGAGCGCAGGAACATCTGGAACGGCAGCAGGTAAACTGCCTCAGCCCGATCATCACGCTGGAAAAAATCGTGCGTGGCAAACGCATTGCGGTCAGCGAACCCCTGTTTCCCAACTATCTGTTTGTGGAGTTCGACCCGGAGCGCATTCACACCACCACCATCAGCGCCACCCGCGGCGTCAGCCACTTCGTGCGTTTCGGCGCGCTGCCGAGCGTCATCCCGAGCAAGGTGATCGATGAGCTGCGCACCCACGCCAGCGAAGCCTATGTCGATCCGGAAACCCCACAGCCTGGGGATACCGTCCTGATCGTCGACGGCGTGTTCGAAGGATTGCAGGCGATCTACACCGAGCCGGACGGCGAGGCGCGCTCCATGCTGCTGCTGAACCTGATCAACAAACAGGTCAGTCAAAGCATCGACAATCGGCAATTCCAGAAAATGTAA
- the pepE gene encoding dipeptidase PepE translates to MELFLLSNGKLSGEAELLGYAKSQLLAMIARRGIKSAVFIPYALIRYDYDRRAQELAQTLGIEVTSIHHAASPAEAIAQAECILVSGGNTWLLNQMLHEQGLIVPIQRAVREREVPYVGWSAGCNVATPSIRTTNDMPVRCSVVLPALGLFPVQINPHYIDAHISGHMGETRDERLAEFCAINPSESVVALREGSLLHVEGNELRYFSANGQGFKVFRHGEETREYQDTRALASLVPFHCR, encoded by the coding sequence ATGGAGCTGTTTCTGTTGAGCAACGGCAAGCTGTCTGGCGAAGCCGAACTGCTGGGGTACGCCAAAAGCCAACTGCTGGCGATGATTGCGCGCCGCGGCATTAAATCCGCCGTCTTTATCCCTTACGCGCTGATCCGTTACGACTACGATCGGCGTGCGCAGGAGCTGGCGCAAACATTGGGCATTGAAGTCACCAGCATCCACCACGCCGCTTCGCCCGCGGAGGCCATCGCGCAGGCGGAATGCATTTTGGTCAGCGGCGGCAATACCTGGTTGCTGAACCAGATGCTGCACGAGCAAGGCCTGATTGTGCCTATCCAGCGCGCGGTGCGCGAACGCGAAGTGCCTTACGTCGGCTGGAGTGCCGGTTGCAACGTGGCCACGCCGAGCATTCGCACCACCAACGATATGCCGGTGCGCTGCAGCGTGGTGCTGCCGGCGTTGGGGCTGTTCCCGGTGCAGATCAACCCGCATTACATCGATGCGCATATCAGCGGCCACATGGGCGAAACCCGTGACGAGCGCCTGGCGGAGTTCTGCGCGATCAACCCGAGCGAATCGGTAGTGGCGCTGCGTGAAGGCAGCCTGTTGCACGTTGAAGGCAACGAGCTGCGTTACTTCAGCGCCAACGGGCAGGGCTTCAAGGTGTTCCGCCACGGCGAAGAGACGCGCGAATATCAGGATACGCGCGCATTGGCCTCGCTGGTGCCGTTCCACTGCCGCTGA
- the ubiD gene encoding 4-hydroxy-3-polyprenylbenzoate decarboxylase — MPSPLAAIMISMKYRDLRDFLSLLEKRGELKRISQPIDPYLEMTEIADRTLRAGGPALLFENPKGYDMPVLCNLFGTANRVAMGMGQEDISALREVGKLLAFLKEPEPPKGFRDLFDKMPKFKQVLNMPTKVLGSAPCQEQVWQGDDVDLSRIPVMHCWPEDAAPLITWGLTVTRGPHKERQNLGIYRQQVLGKNKVIMRWLSHRGGALDYQEWCQAHPGERFPVAVALGADPATILGAVTPVPDTLSEYAFAGLLRGNKTEVVKCLSNDLEVPASAEIVLEGYIEPGEMAPEGPYGDHTGYYNEIDQFPVFTVTHITQRRNAIYHSTYTGRPPDEPAILGVALNEVFVPILQKQFPEIVDFYLPPEGCSYRLAVVTMKKQYAGHAKRVMMGVWSFLRQFMYTKFVIVCDDDVNARDWNDVIWAITTRMDPARDTVLVENTPIDYLDFASPVSGLGSKMGLDATNKWPGETDREWGRPIQMDEKVRARVDEIWDELAIFSDREPTL; from the coding sequence ATGCCCTCCCCACTGGCCGCTATAATGATCAGCATGAAATACCGTGACTTACGCGATTTCCTCTCGTTGCTGGAGAAGAGAGGGGAACTAAAACGCATCAGCCAGCCGATCGATCCTTACCTGGAAATGACGGAGATTGCCGATCGCACCCTGCGGGCGGGCGGCCCGGCATTGCTGTTTGAAAACCCGAAAGGGTACGACATGCCGGTGCTGTGCAACCTGTTCGGCACCGCCAATCGCGTGGCGATGGGCATGGGGCAGGAAGACATCAGCGCGCTGCGCGAAGTCGGCAAACTGCTGGCGTTCCTCAAAGAACCGGAGCCGCCGAAAGGCTTCCGCGATCTGTTCGACAAAATGCCGAAGTTCAAGCAGGTGCTGAACATGCCGACCAAGGTGCTGGGTTCAGCGCCTTGTCAGGAGCAGGTATGGCAAGGCGATGATGTCGATCTCAGCCGTATTCCGGTGATGCACTGCTGGCCGGAAGACGCCGCGCCGCTGATCACCTGGGGGCTGACGGTGACCCGCGGCCCGCATAAGGAACGGCAAAACCTCGGCATCTACCGCCAGCAGGTGCTGGGCAAGAATAAAGTGATCATGCGCTGGCTGTCGCACCGTGGCGGCGCGCTGGATTACCAGGAGTGGTGCCAGGCGCATCCCGGCGAGCGTTTCCCGGTCGCCGTGGCGTTGGGCGCCGATCCCGCCACTATCCTCGGCGCGGTCACGCCGGTGCCGGATACCCTGTCTGAATACGCCTTTGCCGGGCTGCTGCGCGGCAATAAAACCGAAGTGGTCAAGTGCCTTTCCAACGATCTGGAAGTGCCCGCCAGTGCTGAAATCGTGCTGGAAGGCTATATCGAACCGGGTGAAATGGCGCCGGAAGGCCCGTACGGCGATCACACCGGCTACTACAATGAAATCGACCAGTTCCCGGTATTCACCGTCACCCACATCACCCAGCGCCGCAACGCGATCTACCACTCGACCTACACCGGCCGGCCGCCGGATGAGCCGGCGATCCTGGGCGTGGCGCTGAACGAAGTGTTCGTGCCGATCCTGCAAAAGCAGTTCCCGGAAATCGTTGATTTCTATCTGCCGCCGGAGGGATGCTCGTATCGCCTGGCGGTAGTGACCATGAAAAAACAGTACGCCGGCCACGCTAAACGCGTGATGATGGGCGTCTGGTCGTTCCTGCGGCAGTTTATGTACACCAAATTTGTTATCGTCTGTGATGATGACGTCAATGCGCGCGACTGGAACGACGTGATTTGGGCGATCACGACACGAATGGATCCGGCAAGGGATACCGTTCTGGTGGAGAATACGCCGATCGACTATCTGGACTTCGCCTCGCCGGTTTCCGGGCTGGGTTCGAAGATGGGGCTGGACGCCACCAATAAATGGCCGGGTGAAACCGATCGCGAATGGGGCCGTCCGATTCAGATGGATGAAAAGGTACGTGCGCGCGTCGACGAAATCTGGGATGAGCTCGCAATCTTCAGTGACAGGGAGCCGACGTTATAA
- the fre gene encoding NAD(P)H-flavin reductase produces the protein MTILSCKVTSVEAITDTVYRVRLVPEQPFSFKAGQYLMVVMDERDKRPFSLASTPTQQDYIELHIGASELNLYAMAVMDRILKEQAITVDMPHGDAWLREEGSRPLVLIAGGTGFSYARSILLTALEQQPDRDISIYWGGRELKHLYDLSELEALSLQHPNLKVIPVVEQPDAEWRGRSGTVLSAVLQDFGTLAEHDIYIAGRFEMAKIARERFCAERGAQEAHMFGDAFSFI, from the coding sequence ATGACAATATTGAGCTGTAAAGTGACCTCGGTAGAGGCCATTACCGATACGGTTTATCGGGTACGTCTGGTGCCTGAACAGCCGTTTTCTTTCAAGGCAGGGCAATATCTGATGGTGGTGATGGACGAGCGCGACAAGCGTCCGTTCTCGCTGGCATCTACCCCGACGCAGCAAGATTATATCGAGCTGCATATCGGCGCTTCGGAACTGAATTTGTACGCCATGGCGGTGATGGATCGCATCCTGAAAGAGCAGGCGATCACCGTCGACATGCCGCACGGCGATGCCTGGCTGCGGGAAGAGGGCAGCCGTCCGCTGGTGCTGATCGCCGGTGGCACCGGTTTCTCTTATGCGCGTTCAATTCTGCTGACCGCGTTGGAGCAGCAGCCCGATCGCGACATTTCTATCTACTGGGGCGGGCGTGAGCTGAAGCACCTGTACGATCTGAGCGAGCTGGAAGCGCTGTCGTTGCAGCACCCGAACCTGAAGGTGATCCCGGTGGTCGAGCAGCCGGATGCCGAATGGCGCGGCCGCAGCGGCACCGTGCTCAGCGCGGTGCTGCAGGATTTCGGGACGCTGGCGGAGCATGACATCTATATCGCCGGGCGTTTCGAGATGGCGAAAATCGCCCGCGAGCGTTTCTGCGCCGAGCGCGGCGCGCAGGAAGCGCATATGTTCGGCGACGCGTTTTCGTTTATCTGA
- the fadA gene encoding acetyl-CoA C-acyltransferase FadA: protein MENVVIVDAVRTPMGRSKGGAFRQVRAEDLSAHLMREVLSRNPALDAAEIDDIYWGCVQQTLEQGFNIARNAALLAEIPHRVPAVTVNRLCGSSMQALHDAARAIMVGDAHVSLIGGVEHMGHVPMNHGVDFHPGLSRSVAKAAGMMGLTAEMLAKMHNISRQMQDEFAARSHQRAHAATLAGYFKNEIVPTNGHDADGVLTRFDFDEVIRPETTVESLSALRPAFDPVNGTVTAGSSSALSDGASAMLLMSESRAKALGLKARARIRSMAVVGCDPSIMGYGPVPASKLALKRAGLSVQDIDLFELNEAFAAQSLPCIKDLGLMDSLDDKINLNGGAIALGHPLGCSGSRISTTLLNNMERRDAQFGLATMCIGLGQGIATVFERV from the coding sequence ATGGAAAACGTAGTTATTGTTGATGCCGTACGCACGCCGATGGGCCGCTCCAAGGGTGGCGCCTTCCGCCAGGTACGCGCCGAAGATCTCTCCGCTCACCTGATGCGCGAAGTGCTGAGCCGCAACCCGGCGCTGGACGCCGCCGAGATCGATGACATTTACTGGGGCTGCGTGCAGCAGACGCTGGAGCAAGGCTTCAACATCGCCCGCAACGCCGCGCTGCTGGCCGAGATCCCGCACCGCGTGCCGGCGGTGACCGTCAACCGCCTGTGCGGCTCTTCGATGCAGGCGCTGCATGACGCGGCGCGCGCCATCATGGTGGGCGACGCGCACGTCAGCCTGATCGGCGGCGTGGAACACATGGGCCATGTGCCGATGAACCACGGCGTGGATTTCCATCCGGGCCTGAGCCGCAGCGTGGCCAAAGCCGCCGGGATGATGGGGCTGACCGCCGAAATGCTGGCCAAGATGCACAACATCAGCCGCCAGATGCAGGATGAATTCGCCGCCCGCTCCCACCAGCGCGCGCATGCAGCGACGCTGGCGGGTTACTTTAAGAACGAGATCGTACCGACCAACGGCCACGACGCCGACGGCGTGCTGACCCGTTTCGACTTCGATGAAGTCATTCGCCCGGAAACCACCGTCGAAAGCCTGTCGGCCCTGCGCCCGGCGTTCGATCCGGTCAACGGCACCGTCACCGCCGGCAGTTCTTCCGCCCTGTCGGACGGCGCTTCCGCCATGCTGCTGATGAGCGAATCGCGCGCCAAAGCGCTCGGTTTGAAGGCCCGCGCCCGTATCCGCTCGATGGCGGTCGTCGGCTGCGATCCTTCCATCATGGGCTACGGCCCGGTGCCGGCCAGCAAGCTGGCGCTGAAACGTGCCGGTCTGAGCGTGCAGGACATCGATCTGTTCGAGCTGAACGAAGCGTTCGCCGCCCAGTCGCTGCCGTGCATCAAGGATCTGGGGCTGATGGACAGCCTCGACGACAAGATCAACCTGAACGGCGGCGCCATCGCGCTCGGCCACCCGCTGGGTTGTTCAGGCTCTCGCATCTCGACCACCTTGTTGAACAACATGGAACGTCGCGACGCGCAGTTTGGCCTGGCGACCATGTGCATCGGTCTGGGCCAGGGTATCGCCACCGTCTTTGAACGCGTTTAG
- the fadB gene encoding fatty acid oxidation complex subunit alpha FadB, with protein MLYQGETLQLHWLDNGIAELVFNAPGSVNKLDTRTVASLGEALTVLENQPALKGLLLRSTKAAFIVGADITEFLSLFAAPAEKLQEWLVFANNVFNRLEDLPVPTISAINGYALGGGCECILATDFRVASPDARIGLPETKLGIMPGFGGSVRLPRLLGNDSALEIIAAGKDVSAKDALKVGLVDAVVAPEKLAEAALKMLQQAIDGKLDWRAARQPKLEPLKLSPIEAAMSFTTAKGMVLQTAGKHYPAPMTAVKTIEAAAKLGRDEALKLETASFVPLARSNEARALVGIFLNDQFVKGQAKKLAKNVDAPKQAAVLGAGIMGGGIAYQSALKGVPVIMKDISDKSLTLGMSEAAKLLNKQLERGKLDGLKMAQVLSTIQPTLDYAGIERAQVIVEAVVENPKVKAAVLSEVEGLIGEDTVLASNTSTIPINHLAKSLKRPQNFCGMHFFNPVHRMPLVEIIRGEQTSDDTIAKVVAYASRMGKTPIVVNDCPGFFVNRVLFPYFAGFSLLLRDGADFRQIDKVMEKQFGWPMGPAYLLDVVGIDTAHHAQAVMAAGFPDRMSKDYRDAIDVMFDSQRFGQKNQLGFYRYSQDNKGKPRKDNDEQTDALLAEVSQPRQTISDEEIIARMMIPMINEVVRCLEEKIVASPAEADMALVYGIGFPPFHGGAFRYLDTLGTANYVELAQRYAHLGALYQVPAGLRAKAEHNESYYPVATPLSDVATRQPA; from the coding sequence ATGCTCTACCAAGGCGAAACATTACAACTGCACTGGCTCGATAACGGCATCGCCGAGCTGGTGTTCAATGCACCAGGCTCGGTCAACAAGCTGGATACCCGCACCGTCGCCAGCCTGGGCGAAGCGCTCACCGTGCTGGAAAACCAGCCTGCGCTGAAGGGGCTGTTGCTGCGCTCCACCAAAGCCGCGTTTATCGTCGGCGCCGATATCACCGAATTCCTTTCTCTGTTCGCCGCGCCGGCCGAAAAGCTGCAAGAGTGGCTGGTGTTCGCCAACAACGTCTTTAACCGGCTGGAAGATTTGCCGGTGCCGACCATTTCGGCCATTAACGGCTATGCGCTCGGCGGCGGTTGCGAATGCATTCTGGCGACCGATTTCCGCGTCGCCTCACCGGACGCGCGTATCGGCCTGCCGGAAACCAAATTGGGCATCATGCCGGGCTTCGGCGGTTCCGTCCGCCTGCCGCGCCTGCTGGGTAACGACAGCGCGCTGGAAATCATCGCCGCCGGCAAAGACGTCAGCGCCAAAGACGCGTTGAAAGTCGGCCTGGTCGATGCGGTAGTGGCGCCGGAAAAACTGGCCGAAGCGGCGCTCAAAATGCTGCAACAGGCGATCGACGGCAAACTGGACTGGCGCGCCGCGCGTCAACCGAAGCTGGAGCCGCTGAAACTCAGCCCGATCGAAGCGGCGATGAGCTTCACCACCGCCAAAGGCATGGTGCTGCAGACCGCCGGCAAACATTACCCGGCGCCGATGACCGCAGTGAAGACCATTGAAGCCGCCGCCAAGCTGGGCCGCGATGAAGCGCTGAAACTGGAAACCGCCAGCTTCGTGCCGTTGGCGCGTTCCAACGAAGCGCGCGCGCTGGTCGGCATCTTCCTCAACGACCAGTTCGTGAAGGGCCAGGCGAAAAAGCTGGCCAAGAATGTGGATGCGCCGAAACAGGCGGCGGTGCTGGGCGCCGGCATCATGGGCGGCGGCATCGCCTACCAATCGGCGCTGAAAGGCGTGCCGGTGATCATGAAAGACATCAGCGACAAGTCGCTGACGCTGGGCATGAGCGAAGCGGCCAAGCTGCTCAACAAGCAGCTGGAACGCGGCAAGCTGGATGGCCTGAAAATGGCGCAGGTGCTGTCGACCATTCAGCCGACGCTGGACTACGCTGGCATCGAGCGCGCGCAGGTGATCGTCGAAGCGGTGGTGGAGAATCCGAAGGTGAAAGCCGCCGTGCTGTCGGAAGTGGAAGGCCTGATCGGTGAAGACACTGTTCTGGCGTCGAACACCTCGACCATTCCGATTAATCACCTGGCAAAATCGCTGAAGCGCCCGCAAAACTTCTGCGGCATGCACTTCTTTAACCCGGTGCACCGCATGCCGCTGGTCGAGATCATCCGCGGCGAACAGACCAGCGACGACACCATCGCCAAAGTGGTGGCCTACGCCAGCCGCATGGGCAAAACGCCGATCGTGGTGAACGACTGCCCGGGCTTCTTCGTCAACCGCGTGCTGTTCCCGTATTTCGCCGGTTTCAGCCTGCTGCTGCGCGACGGCGCCGACTTCCGTCAGATCGATAAAGTGATGGAGAAACAGTTCGGCTGGCCGATGGGCCCGGCCTACCTGCTCGACGTCGTGGGCATCGATACCGCGCACCACGCGCAGGCGGTGATGGCCGCCGGCTTCCCGGATCGCATGAGCAAAGACTACCGCGACGCCATTGACGTGATGTTCGACAGCCAGCGCTTCGGTCAGAAAAACCAACTGGGCTTCTACCGTTACAGCCAGGACAACAAAGGCAAGCCGCGCAAGGACAACGACGAACAGACCGATGCGCTGCTGGCCGAAGTGAGCCAACCGCGCCAGACCATCAGCGACGAAGAAATCATCGCGCGCATGATGATCCCGATGATCAACGAGGTGGTTCGCTGCCTGGAAGAGAAGATCGTCGCCAGCCCGGCGGAAGCCGATATGGCGCTGGTCTACGGCATCGGCTTCCCTCCGTTCCACGGCGGCGCGTTCCGCTACCTGGATACGCTTGGCACCGCCAACTACGTTGAGCTGGCCCAGCGTTACGCACACCTCGGCGCGCTGTATCAGGTGCCGGCCGGTCTGCGCGCCAAGGCCGAGCACAATGAAAGCTACTACCCGGTGGCGACACCGCTGTCCGACGTCGCTACCCGCCAACCGGCATGA
- a CDS encoding MFS transporter, giving the protein MNKAACVKRSGLWSIPARTMTLACLLVFMAQMATTVYLPSLPTVMRELTMSRRATELSISIFVIGAALPVLFWGAAADRFGRRAPLTLSLFLFIGCSGLLALCSNGAELLTLRALQGVGAGGAAIIARIIVRDNWSGDELARRLSVLSIAFITALGGGQFIGGLLSQYSHWQMGFVLMAATGLTVLALMVTLPLEAGRARGPRPAMAATYFAILRRPGFFWPACVGGLGFATTVTLQEVSPFVMQQGFGLNVTAFGALGLVIGIAYFSGALTVNRTVARVGGKKLMQTGSGIVALATAAILLLWWSGILAGLSGMVVFIALYCLTIFGQAVLFPNSMAMAVSDAKEYGAYAMALCGFLQQCLAGVAAAGAVLLEHHGLWALAIALLGLAGWLMVKLRM; this is encoded by the coding sequence ATGAATAAGGCGGCTTGTGTCAAACGCAGCGGCTTATGGAGCATTCCCGCCAGAACCATGACGCTGGCGTGTCTGTTGGTGTTCATGGCACAAATGGCGACGACCGTGTACCTGCCTTCGCTGCCGACGGTGATGCGGGAGTTGACGATGAGCCGGCGAGCCACCGAGTTGTCCATTTCAATCTTCGTCATCGGCGCTGCGTTGCCGGTGCTGTTCTGGGGCGCGGCGGCCGATCGCTTTGGCCGTCGAGCGCCGCTGACGCTTTCCCTGTTTCTCTTCATTGGCTGCAGCGGGCTGTTGGCGCTGTGCAGCAACGGTGCCGAGCTGCTGACCCTGCGCGCTCTGCAGGGCGTCGGCGCCGGCGGTGCGGCGATCATTGCGCGTATCATCGTGCGGGATAACTGGAGCGGTGATGAGCTGGCGCGCCGTCTGTCGGTGCTCTCCATCGCTTTCATCACCGCACTGGGCGGGGGGCAGTTTATCGGCGGCCTGCTCAGCCAATATTCGCACTGGCAGATGGGCTTCGTCTTGATGGCCGCCACCGGATTGACCGTTCTGGCGCTGATGGTGACGCTGCCGCTGGAAGCGGGGCGGGCACGTGGGCCACGTCCGGCGATGGCGGCCACCTACTTCGCCATCCTGCGGCGGCCGGGGTTCTTTTGGCCGGCCTGCGTTGGCGGGCTGGGCTTCGCCACCACGGTGACGTTGCAGGAGGTGAGCCCGTTCGTCATGCAGCAAGGTTTTGGTCTCAACGTCACGGCGTTCGGCGCGCTGGGATTGGTGATCGGCATCGCCTACTTTAGCGGCGCGTTGACGGTGAACCGCACGGTGGCGCGTGTCGGCGGGAAAAAGCTGATGCAAACCGGCAGCGGCATCGTGGCTCTGGCGACGGCAGCGATCCTGCTGCTGTGGTGGAGCGGCATCCTGGCCGGCCTTTCCGGCATGGTGGTGTTCATCGCGCTGTATTGCCTGACTATTTTTGGCCAGGCGGTGCTGTTTCCCAACAGCATGGCGATGGCGGTCAGCGACGCCAAAGAGTACGGCGCCTATGCGATGGCGCTGTGCGGTTTTCTGCAGCAGTGTCTGGCGGGCGTCGCCGCAGCCGGCGCGGTGTTGTTGGAGCACCATGGCCTGTGGGCGCTGGCGATAGCGCTGCTCGGCCTGGCCGGCTGGCTGATGGTTAAACTGCGGATGTAA
- the pepQ gene encoding Xaa-Pro dipeptidase: METLASLYNDHLAELQKRAREVLERNKLDALLIHSGELQKVFLDDHSYPFKVNAHFKAWVPVTSVPNCWLWIDGVNKPKLWFYSPVDYWHSVEPLPNSFWTKSLELMPLANADAIAQQLPPQRERVGYIGYAQQRARDLGIPSENINPKAVLNYLDFHRSIKTGYELACMREAQKTAVTGHRAAHEAFLSGMSEFDINLAYLTATGHRDTDVPYDNIVALNEHASVLHYTKLDHQPPAESLSFLIDAGAEYNGYAADLTRTYAAQSGSEFAHLVKDLNSEQLALIDTIKTGVRYTDYHVQMHQRIAKLLKNHKLVNGLSEEAMVETGITTPFLPHGLGHPLGLQVHDAAGFMQDEQGTHLAAPSKYPFLRCTRVLQPGMVLTIEPGLYFIDSLLAPWRSGEFKQHFAWDRIDALKPYGGIRIEDNIVIHEKRIENMTRDLNLA, translated from the coding sequence ATGGAAACGCTGGCTTCTTTGTATAACGACCACCTGGCAGAGCTGCAAAAACGCGCGCGCGAAGTGCTTGAGCGCAACAAGTTGGATGCGCTGCTGATTCACTCCGGGGAACTGCAAAAGGTATTTTTGGACGACCATAGCTATCCGTTCAAAGTGAATGCGCATTTCAAAGCCTGGGTGCCGGTGACGTCGGTGCCGAACTGCTGGTTGTGGATCGACGGCGTCAATAAGCCGAAGCTGTGGTTCTACTCTCCGGTTGACTATTGGCATAGCGTAGAGCCGCTGCCGAACAGTTTCTGGACCAAATCCCTTGAATTGATGCCGCTGGCCAACGCTGACGCTATTGCGCAGCAGCTTCCGCCTCAGCGTGAGCGCGTCGGCTATATCGGTTATGCGCAACAGCGCGCCCGCGATCTCGGCATCCCTTCTGAGAACATCAATCCGAAAGCGGTGTTGAACTACCTGGATTTCCACCGTTCGATCAAAACCGGTTACGAGCTGGCCTGCATGCGCGAAGCGCAGAAGACGGCGGTAACCGGCCATCGCGCGGCGCATGAGGCCTTCCTCTCCGGCATGAGCGAGTTCGACATCAACCTGGCCTACCTGACGGCGACTGGCCACCGCGATACCGACGTGCCTTACGACAACATCGTGGCGCTGAACGAACACGCTTCGGTGCTGCACTACACCAAACTGGATCACCAGCCGCCGGCCGAGTCACTGAGTTTCCTGATCGACGCCGGTGCGGAATATAACGGCTACGCCGCCGATCTGACCCGCACCTATGCAGCGCAAAGCGGCAGCGAGTTCGCCCACCTGGTGAAAGATCTCAATAGTGAACAACTGGCGTTGATCGACACCATCAAGACCGGCGTGCGCTATACCGACTATCATGTGCAGATGCACCAGCGCATCGCCAAACTGCTCAAGAATCACAAGCTGGTGAACGGCCTTAGCGAAGAGGCGATGGTTGAAACGGGCATCACCACGCCGTTCCTGCCGCACGGGTTGGGTCACCCGCTGGGCCTGCAGGTGCACGACGCCGCCGGCTTTATGCAGGATGAGCAAGGCACCCATCTGGCGGCGCCGTCCAAGTATCCGTTCCTGCGGTGTACCCGCGTGTTGCAGCCGGGCATGGTGTTGACCATCGAACCGGGTCTGTACTTTATCGACTCTCTGTTGGCGCCGTGGCGCAGCGGTGAGTTCAAGCAGCACTTCGCCTGGGATCGCATCGATGCGCTGAAGCCGTATGGCGGCATCCGTATCGAAGACAACATCGTGATCCACGAAAAGCGCATCGAGAACATGACGCGCGATCTGAACCTGGCCTGA
- a CDS encoding IMPACT family protein: protein MRPYPIPAEATCFTEEIKKSRFITLLAPTSGVEAAKAFIQQVRDEHPAARHHCWAFVAGSPDDSQQLGFSDDGEPSGTAGKPILAQLMGSGIGEVTAVVVRYYGGVKLGTGGLVKAYGNGVQQALKQLALVQKVPEAEYILQCDYAQLALVENLLQQTAGRILQGEYGAAVVLHLALPATEVDLFGNKLRDLSRGNLQLTPISQ, encoded by the coding sequence ATGCGGCCGTACCCGATACCGGCGGAAGCAACCTGCTTTACCGAAGAGATAAAGAAGAGCCGTTTTATCACCCTGCTGGCGCCGACCAGCGGGGTAGAAGCGGCAAAGGCGTTTATTCAGCAGGTACGGGATGAGCACCCGGCGGCGCGGCACCACTGCTGGGCCTTCGTCGCCGGTAGTCCCGATGACTCGCAGCAGTTGGGGTTCTCCGACGACGGCGAACCGTCGGGCACCGCCGGCAAACCGATCCTCGCGCAGCTGATGGGCAGCGGTATCGGCGAAGTGACCGCCGTGGTTGTCCGTTACTACGGCGGCGTCAAATTAGGTACCGGCGGGCTGGTGAAAGCCTATGGCAACGGCGTTCAACAGGCGTTGAAGCAGTTGGCATTGGTACAAAAGGTGCCGGAAGCCGAATATATCTTGCAGTGCGACTATGCGCAGTTGGCGTTGGTGGAGAACTTGCTGCAGCAAACCGCAGGTCGGATCCTGCAGGGCGAATACGGCGCCGCCGTCGTGCTGCATCTGGCGTTGCCGGCCACCGAGGTCGATCTGTTTGGGAATAAATTGCGTGATCTCAGTCGCGGTAATTTGCAATTAACCCCCATTTCGCAATAA